AAAATACAAATGTAAACCAAATACTCGCGTATTGAAATGCAACCATCCCAAGCGCGGCCTAAAAGAGAAGACATGCTTTATCTTCCTATGCTTCTTCTGTGCTTTGTGTGAACCAGGCAAAGAGGCCATAAAAGTGGACATATTAGTGCCAGTGGCTCCTGCCGTTCGATCTTAGCCCTCCACGTCCAATCCAACGACCAAAATTGCTACTCCTCATTTCATTTCTCACGAGCAATTCTAATCTGATAACACCGCTTACATCAACCACCGACCATCACCCGACTGTCTGCGAAACAAGCTACGTACTAAAATGAAGCTACTACTGTGGTGCCAGCCCGCTGTCGTAGTCGCTGCCCCTCCGCGGCCCGTTCTGCAGGTTCCTCTCGAACTCCCTCAGGTAGTCCAGGAGCAAAACGATCACGAAGAGGATGAACCCACCGGAGGAGCtgctgccgccaccgccgccgcccccgcctcCTCCGCCGAACCGAAACGGCGGGAACCCGACGCCCCCGTCGTCGAGCCTCGGCTTCACCTTCTCTGCGATCAGGTGCCAATATCAAGCAAAGAAGTGAGGAGACCGCGTGGCAAGTGCCAATGGAAGCACAGGTTTGCAGTGCACGAAAGAACAGCAGGGTTGTGCAAAATGCAGATGCCTTTCATTACCTTTAACTGAGCCTGACGGTGGAGAGGTGGGTCCCGAGAACGATTTGCGCTTCGCGGTTTGCGTCTGGTTGGCGCAGCACGTTATGTTCTGCAGGAAAAACATTCGGAGAcgatcctcgtgagattcttttgAATTTGCTGGAACGGGTGCAGAATCAAACGAAATTAACCAAGCACTATACCATGTTTACTTGTAATATACAAGATCAAACAACATTAACATTTCAGGCTTACAGACGACGGTAAAAAGATTTCGCTAGAACTAGACAGCCTTATTTCGGTACATGTTCTAGATACACCAATCAGGTGAATGTAGGAATTCAGCTATGCACAGTGGAAAAAAACACGTCTGTTTTTTTGTGGATTTTAAGCTAGAACAAGTTAACTCTGAAGCTTAAAATCAACCAGGGCTTCAAATCCCCTCTCATGCACTCTTTTTGCCTAGCTAGCATGAATAGCTTGCGTAGAAATTGTAGAATATACCGATCCCTTCTGTTTGCAAGGCCAGATAATCTTCCAGCTACACAATTTTATACGAGACGGTCCTTGTCATGTTATAATACGTACATTATTGGTTTTCCAACTTTGTGGTGATGTCTGATATATTCGCTTCGGGACATTACCCCGCTGAGCTATTTTGCAAGTTAAAAAATCCTGGCTTCCACTAAAATCTGAAGGCCTTGAACCTTTCAGATTGTTTGAATTGCTCCCTTTTCTTATGACAAAAACCTACTTGATTTCTTCCTCATTTTTGTGCCAGAAACCTTTTGATTGCTTTCTGACTACTCTAACAAATTACACCTAATAAGTTATAAATAATTTAACCAGGTATACTATAATCTGTAACAGCGAGAAAAGAAGACGAGCAAGTATGCCATAGCACCGCACAAAACAAGTAGGCGCATCTTACTGCTTTCACACAGATGGCGTTGCCGAGTTTATTACTCCGAGATTGCAAACCCGAGATAGATGGTTCTCCCCAGCTTCGTCCTACACATAATATTATAAGTTCTGCATGAGCTTTGGTAAACAAAAACTATACTAGCAGTAAGCACCATCTACTACCAGTATTAAATTGCAGTTAGAATTGACCATCTTCCCTAGTACGTGGGGTTGCAAAATTTTCAGAAATGTGAAGCCACAGAACACAGAGCCCCTGCAATTTGACTCGATGCACATGCGAGAATGCAGTCGCAAAATGGCAGCCAGAAATTTTGTCCCGGCGGCAGCTGTTGGATAATAAGATAGGTAGAGCAGAGGCGGGGCGATGGATGGGTGAGACGAGCGACACCAACCTGGTTCTCTCCCCGTCCTGTGGCGCGCGGCGGGGCGCAGGAGAAGCGAGCTCGGCGCGGACATTGTGGCGAGCGGAAGCATGGCGGCCGGCGGCGTGGACAGAGCGAGCTGGTCTCGTGGTGCCGCGCAGGCCCTGGACGAGAGAATCACAGAAACATGGAGGAcggtgaggaggaggagatgtCTGATTGCAACGGAGTGAGGGCGGCGAGGTTACCTTGCAGCTCTCGATGAGGGTCAGAGCGagggacgaggaggaggtggagggctgGGTGTGGTGGTGTTCATGGGCAGAAGAAGGTTATCCATTAGGAGGGCCATTTTTTTCTTAAATTAGATTTTTAAAAGGGCTTTGTAGGAAATTAACTTTCTTTTTGTTTGATTTGTTTGGTAGATTTATTTCATTTTCAAGTTTTTCTGTGGCCCATTCTGCGCATCACAAAAAGAAACTTCTCATTCAATCTCTTGTCTATGAAACAAATATGTTTTCTTTTTTAGCGTTGTAAAAGCAAATATGTTTCTTGGAACGTCATCATGGTTAACTTAGCTGATTTGGGAAATGGTTACATCGTTTGATATACGAGACACGGTGAAACAAATACCCCCTCCGTTTACAAATATAATATGTTTAGATATTTTAATATTGATTATATATGGATTCAAATAAATGAACAAACATACTAAATTTATTTGTGTACATCTAATTAAGAAAATTTAAAATATCTTATACTGTATTTGCGAACCAATAGAGTATGTAACAAACAATAAATGATTTGATTTGTAGAATAAATTTACATCAAATTTGTTCTACTGCAGCAATACCAATATCTCTCAGCCAAATCCTAAACCATCGGGTGTCATGcggtttttttcttatttttctctttGCTATGTTTtacatcatttattttagttCTATTTTTCCTACTTGCAACTACAACATCGTCAACCACGTGTAGTTATAGTTGCACATTCACCCCGTCGTATATAACTGCAATACATATGTCGATCTAGCACAACAATATATAAGTCACTCACGCACAATTATGAATGCACACACGTCTATCCGCATGCAACCAACATGTCCCCCTGCCCTAGCACAATTACACATTCGCTGTGCA
This genomic stretch from Hordeum vulgare subsp. vulgare chromosome 6H, MorexV3_pseudomolecules_assembly, whole genome shotgun sequence harbors:
- the LOC123402064 gene encoding protein YELLOW LEAF 1, choloroplastic-like, whose translation is MLPLATMSAPSSLLLRPAARHRTGREPGRSWGEPSISGLQSRSNKLGNAICVKANITCCANQTQTAKRKSFSGPTSPPSGSVKEKVKPRLDDGGVGFPPFRFGGGGGGGGGGGSSSSGGFILFVIVLLLDYLREFERNLQNGPRRGSDYDSGLAPQ